Proteins from a single region of Halobaculum sp. CBA1158:
- a CDS encoding glycosyltransferase family 2 protein — MYRGHTVGVVIPAYNEEPFVRETIETVPAFVDRVYVIDDASTDGTWSEIRAAAAAERDRHDDHARNGDAAEPFGERVVAIQHERNRGVGGAIKTGYLRAREDELAATAVMGGDGQMDPDVLGTLFDPILDGDADYVKGNRFLGTRDYGDMPRLRFVGNAVLGALTRIASGYWATGDPQSGYTAISRRALHEADIEEMYEFYGYCNDLLVKLNVAGLRVVDLPSPIVYGDEESHIRYRTYVPRVSWMLLRNFLWRVRENYLAYDFHPLVVAYVAGAAGSGVGLAALVWAVAAGGGATSVIGGLLATAVFMLGLLSLVGAMAMDKHVNDHLNDVVLPDRGTPAGEAVGDDRGGRGDRGDPTDRGDAVAAGRGSTRPAIPRYGTETFESGSGRLDATARGDDSERPDRGDRPDDTGRPESNGASAESNGAAAGTDADSDAEADAR; from the coding sequence ATGTATCGAGGACACACAGTCGGGGTGGTTATCCCGGCGTACAACGAGGAGCCGTTCGTCAGAGAGACGATCGAGACCGTGCCCGCGTTCGTCGACCGCGTCTACGTGATCGACGACGCGTCGACCGACGGCACCTGGAGCGAGATCCGCGCGGCCGCAGCGGCGGAACGCGACCGTCACGACGACCACGCCCGCAACGGCGACGCCGCCGAGCCCTTCGGCGAACGGGTGGTCGCGATCCAACACGAACGAAACCGCGGCGTCGGCGGCGCGATCAAGACCGGATACCTCCGGGCGCGCGAGGACGAACTCGCCGCGACGGCTGTGATGGGCGGCGACGGGCAGATGGACCCCGACGTGCTCGGGACGCTGTTCGACCCGATCCTCGACGGGGACGCGGACTACGTGAAGGGCAACCGCTTCCTCGGAACCCGGGACTACGGCGACATGCCGCGGTTGCGATTCGTCGGCAACGCCGTGCTCGGCGCGCTCACGCGGATAGCGAGCGGCTACTGGGCCACCGGCGACCCACAGAGCGGCTACACCGCAATCTCCCGGCGCGCGCTCCACGAGGCGGACATCGAGGAGATGTACGAGTTCTACGGCTACTGCAACGACTTACTGGTGAAGCTCAACGTCGCCGGGCTCCGGGTGGTCGACCTCCCGAGCCCGATCGTCTACGGCGACGAGGAGAGCCACATCCGGTATCGCACCTACGTCCCCAGGGTGTCGTGGATGCTGCTTCGCAACTTCCTGTGGCGGGTGCGCGAGAACTACCTCGCGTACGACTTCCACCCGCTCGTCGTCGCGTACGTCGCCGGCGCGGCCGGGTCGGGCGTCGGACTCGCGGCGCTCGTGTGGGCGGTCGCCGCCGGCGGCGGGGCCACGTCGGTGATCGGCGGCCTGCTCGCGACGGCCGTGTTCATGCTCGGCCTCCTCTCGCTGGTCGGCGCGATGGCGATGGACAAACACGTCAACGATCACCTCAACGACGTCGTCCTCCCCGACCGCGGAACGCCGGCGGGTGAGGCCGTCGGCGACGACCGGGGCGGTCGCGGCGACCGCGGGGATCCCACCGACCGCGGCGACGCGGTCGCCGCCGGCCGAGGGTCCACGCGGCCCGCGATCCCCCGGTACGGGACCGAAACCTTCGAGTCCGGCAGCGGCCGGCTCGATGCCACCGCCCGGGGTGACGACTCCGAACGGCCCGATCGCGGCGATCGGCCCGACGACACCGGTCGCCCCGAGTCGAACGGCGCGAGCGCGGAGTCGAACGGCGCGGCGGCGGGGACGGACGCCGATTCGGACGCCGAGGCCGACGCTCGATAG
- a CDS encoding PKD domain-containing protein, translated as MRAYSASARPLVVGVVGLLVFSSITVGLAGTASAAAGDDRTFAVAQGSSCYEVDPYADADRTVSAFYDYRNPNTTPSASTYSSYGTTEFQRTGESSLLLYAGPDDTSLVVLHDRLGDGDGGSTTTYDIEGLPDGEWAVQDDIYANRDDEWDLSDGRASIDWKWSINRTDGGAYRGLDSLEGPIVIDPSYNEDADAWGEWGYSGTPEYRVTDWTVFDADGDEHTLDLDRRVFIHPGGCVETPPSAALSAPGTAAVDESVTLDAGDTTDPDDEVAAYEWDLDGDGETDRVTDSPTVEYAFEAAGNRSVSVTALDTYGNGDTASVTVEVADANGTVEPTASLSAPESVPPNETVTLDASDSEPTDEIGSYAWDVDGDGTVENTTADPSITIAYEDTGEYEPTVTVTVTGEEGSDASDTASTTITVADDPPTAILSVPTEASVNETVTLDASDSVDDVGIDSYAWDFEGDGDVDRVTDSPTVEHAYDASGQYEPSVVVNDTRDASDTATGAIDVTGGDDGDDGDDGDGGDDDGDDEEAVARLTVTTPVEVGEPATLNASASTGDVEAFAWDVDGDGEDERTTESPVVEHEYSAAGEYPARVTLVLDDEGDAGANGTATATVVVEGSEPAVDVDLSVPSEATVSTPVTLTADATGIDENATYEWDLDGGDAGNGTVGSTVTVTYDEPEEYDPTVTVTDEQNGTATATETVNVTRPDPEIDADATQVGVGTSVGFDAVPSFDDGAPYSLRWDFGDGANDTGNAVEHAYKTNGTYTVTLNLLVENESVASADTRVTVTDADDGDGSGDDGDGSNDGGTGSDDDDRDGSDDSDDSNDSSNDGGDDTDDTGDGGSDDTGAPAGGGGGGGSGGGGGGGGSSDDATGGTDDADGESDADPDPEPNLTAVTASIDSESIVAGESVVVTASVTNEGNASGTKTIELEIDDEEVAIRRFTLSPNESRTVRFTREFADPGTYTIEVDTTQEFRVAVRPPEPNVSVVGLTANDSDVGVGEAVTFTARVRNDGEAAGTIPVRLSLFNETVATREVRVEPGATTRVEFTRRIAAPGQFRAVVGNHTVTVTVAGDSTPDAGGDTGGDDTATETTTPGFGVLAALAGLAALVATLAGARRRRE; from the coding sequence ATGAGAGCGTACTCCGCGTCGGCACGTCCGCTCGTGGTGGGGGTCGTGGGACTGCTGGTGTTCTCCTCGATCACCGTCGGTCTCGCCGGCACAGCGAGCGCGGCCGCCGGTGACGACCGAACGTTCGCGGTCGCACAGGGCTCGTCGTGTTACGAGGTCGACCCGTACGCGGACGCCGACCGGACCGTCTCCGCGTTCTACGACTACCGCAATCCGAACACGACGCCGTCGGCGTCGACGTACAGCTCCTACGGAACGACCGAGTTCCAGCGCACCGGCGAGAGCTCGCTGCTGCTGTACGCCGGACCGGACGACACGAGCCTCGTCGTCCTCCACGACCGCCTCGGCGACGGCGACGGCGGCAGCACCACCACCTACGACATCGAGGGGCTTCCGGACGGCGAGTGGGCCGTCCAGGACGACATCTACGCCAACCGCGACGACGAGTGGGACCTGAGCGACGGACGCGCGAGCATCGACTGGAAGTGGTCGATCAACCGCACCGACGGAGGTGCCTACCGCGGTCTCGACTCGTTGGAGGGACCGATCGTCATCGACCCCAGCTACAACGAGGACGCCGATGCCTGGGGCGAGTGGGGCTACTCGGGCACGCCGGAGTACCGCGTGACCGACTGGACCGTGTTCGACGCCGACGGCGACGAGCACACGCTCGACCTGGATCGCAGGGTGTTCATTCACCCCGGCGGCTGCGTCGAGACGCCGCCCTCGGCCGCCCTGTCGGCCCCCGGAACCGCCGCGGTCGACGAGTCCGTGACGCTCGACGCCGGCGACACCACCGACCCCGACGACGAGGTCGCCGCCTACGAGTGGGACCTCGACGGCGACGGCGAGACCGACCGGGTCACCGATTCGCCGACCGTCGAGTACGCCTTCGAGGCGGCCGGGAACCGCTCAGTCTCGGTCACCGCCCTCGACACGTACGGCAACGGGGACACGGCGAGCGTGACCGTCGAGGTCGCGGACGCGAACGGGACCGTCGAGCCGACGGCGTCGCTGTCGGCCCCCGAGTCGGTCCCGCCGAACGAGACGGTGACGCTGGACGCGAGCGACTCGGAGCCGACCGACGAGATCGGCTCGTACGCGTGGGACGTCGACGGCGACGGAACCGTCGAGAACACCACCGCCGACCCGAGTATCACGATCGCGTACGAGGACACGGGCGAGTACGAACCGACCGTGACGGTGACCGTCACGGGCGAAGAGGGGAGCGATGCCAGCGACACCGCGAGCACGACGATCACGGTCGCCGACGATCCCCCGACTGCGATCCTCTCGGTGCCGACCGAGGCGTCGGTAAACGAGACGGTGACGCTCGACGCGAGCGACTCGGTCGACGATGTCGGGATCGACTCGTACGCGTGGGACTTCGAGGGCGACGGCGATGTCGACCGCGTCACCGACTCGCCGACCGTCGAGCACGCGTACGACGCGTCCGGCCAGTACGAACCGTCCGTCGTCGTGAACGACACCCGAGACGCCTCCGACACAGCGACCGGCGCGATCGACGTGACCGGCGGTGACGACGGGGATGATGGTGATGACGGTGATGGCGGAGACGACGACGGCGATGATGAGGAGGCGGTCGCGCGGTTGACGGTGACGACCCCCGTCGAGGTGGGGGAGCCGGCGACCCTGAACGCCAGCGCGTCCACCGGAGACGTCGAGGCGTTCGCCTGGGACGTCGACGGCGACGGCGAGGACGAACGAACCACGGAGTCGCCGGTCGTCGAACACGAGTACTCGGCGGCCGGCGAGTATCCCGCTCGCGTGACGCTGGTCCTCGACGACGAGGGAGACGCCGGCGCGAACGGAACGGCGACCGCGACGGTCGTCGTCGAGGGGTCCGAACCGGCGGTCGACGTCGACCTCTCGGTCCCCTCGGAGGCGACCGTGAGCACGCCGGTCACGCTGACCGCCGACGCGACCGGGATCGACGAGAACGCGACGTACGAGTGGGACCTCGACGGCGGAGACGCCGGCAACGGGACCGTGGGATCGACCGTGACGGTCACCTACGACGAACCGGAGGAGTACGATCCCACGGTCACCGTGACGGACGAGCAGAACGGGACCGCGACCGCGACCGAGACGGTGAACGTGACCCGGCCCGATCCCGAGATCGACGCGGACGCGACGCAGGTCGGCGTCGGCACATCGGTCGGGTTCGATGCGGTCCCGAGCTTCGACGACGGAGCGCCGTACTCCCTCAGGTGGGACTTCGGCGACGGCGCGAACGACACCGGAAACGCCGTCGAACACGCCTACAAGACGAACGGTACCTACACGGTCACCCTGAACCTCCTCGTGGAGAACGAGTCCGTCGCCTCCGCGGACACACGGGTGACCGTCACCGACGCCGATGATGGCGACGGCAGCGGTGACGACGGAGACGGCAGTAACGACGGCGGAACCGGGAGCGATGATGACGACAGGGACGGATCTGACGACTCCGACGACTCAAACGATTCGAGCAACGATGGTGGTGACGACACCGACGACACCGGGGACGGCGGCAGCGACGACACCGGTGCACCCGCCGGCGGAGGCGGTGGAGGCGGGAGCGGTGGTGGAGGCGGTGGCGGCGGCTCCAGCGACGACGCGACCGGGGGGACGGACGACGCTGACGGGGAGTCGGACGCCGACCCGGATCCGGAGCCGAACCTCACCGCGGTGACGGCGTCGATCGACAGCGAGTCGATCGTCGCGGGCGAGTCGGTCGTCGTCACCGCGAGCGTGACCAACGAGGGGAACGCCTCCGGGACCAAGACGATCGAGCTGGAGATCGACGACGAAGAGGTCGCCATCCGTCGGTTCACCCTCTCGCCCAACGAGAGCCGGACGGTCCGGTTCACCCGCGAGTTCGCGGATCCCGGAACCTACACGATCGAGGTCGACACGACTCAGGAGTTCCGCGTCGCGGTCCGACCCCCGGAGCCGAACGTCTCAGTCGTCGGACTGACGGCGAACGACTCGGACGTCGGCGTCGGCGAGGCGGTGACGTTCACCGCGCGCGTCCGCAACGACGGCGAGGCCGCCGGCACGATCCCGGTCCGGCTCTCGCTGTTCAACGAGACCGTGGCGACGCGCGAGGTTCGGGTCGAGCCCGGGGCGACGACCCGCGTCGAGTTCACCCGACGGATCGCCGCGCCGGGGCAGTTCCGGGCGGTCGTCGGGAACCACACCGTCACGGTCACGGTCGCGGGCGACTCGACGCCCGACGCCGGCGGCGACACCGGTGGCGACGACACGGCGACCGAGACGACCACTCCCGGCTTCGGCGTGCTCGCCGCACTCGCCGGGCTGGCCGCGCTCGTCGCGACCCTCGCGGGCGCGCGCCGTCGACGCGAGTGA
- a CDS encoding sugar phosphate nucleotidyltransferase, translated as MHAVILAAGRGSRMRPLSVVTPKPMLPVGDRPLVAHVADAAVEAGADDLVFVVGERDGHLSQYFGESYRGLPVTYAVQETPAGTADAVRCATEHVHGRFAVLNGDNLFEPAAIARLFDRQAAVLAHRVDDPHEYGVLSTAPVESDAADDAPVVTGIVEKPDEPPTTLANAGAYVFPASMGDAFDVPESSRGEREITDAVGTLIDRHTVRAVETDRWLDVARPSDFVRANELVLEDGDAIVDGDDWGDGVYVAPGATVAPDAAVEGPAMIGADATVASGAVIRGPAVIGGGATVGAGAELTRSVLFPGASVGPRVLLFGVVLGPRCDLSTGACVTGSVDADETTSVVATHRALDRPLAY; from the coding sequence ATGCACGCTGTGATACTCGCGGCCGGTCGCGGCTCGCGGATGCGCCCGCTGTCGGTCGTGACGCCGAAACCGATGCTCCCGGTCGGTGACCGACCGCTCGTCGCACACGTCGCCGACGCCGCCGTCGAGGCGGGGGCAGACGACCTCGTGTTCGTCGTCGGCGAGCGCGACGGCCACCTGAGTCAGTACTTCGGCGAGTCCTATCGCGGACTCCCGGTCACCTACGCCGTCCAGGAGACGCCCGCCGGCACAGCCGACGCCGTGCGCTGTGCGACGGAGCACGTCCACGGCCGCTTCGCCGTCCTCAACGGCGACAACCTCTTCGAGCCTGCGGCGATCGCACGGCTGTTCGACCGGCAGGCCGCCGTCCTCGCCCACCGCGTCGACGACCCGCACGAGTACGGAGTCCTCTCGACCGCGCCCGTGGAGAGCGACGCCGCCGACGACGCCCCCGTGGTGACGGGGATCGTCGAGAAGCCGGACGAGCCGCCGACGACGCTGGCGAACGCCGGCGCGTACGTGTTCCCGGCGTCGATGGGCGACGCCTTCGACGTGCCCGAGAGCAGTCGCGGCGAGCGCGAGATCACCGACGCCGTCGGGACGCTGATCGACCGCCACACGGTGCGGGCCGTCGAGACCGACCGCTGGCTCGACGTGGCGCGTCCGAGCGACTTCGTCAGGGCCAACGAACTGGTGCTGGAGGACGGCGACGCCATCGTCGACGGCGACGACTGGGGTGACGGCGTGTACGTCGCCCCCGGCGCGACCGTGGCCCCGGACGCGGCGGTGGAGGGACCGGCGATGATCGGGGCCGATGCGACCGTGGCCTCGGGCGCTGTGATCCGCGGCCCCGCAGTCATCGGCGGCGGCGCGACCGTCGGCGCTGGCGCGGAGCTGACCCGGTCGGTGCTGTTCCCAGGCGCGAGCGTCGGCCCGCGGGTGCTGCTGTTCGGGGTCGTGCTCGGTCCGCGGTGTGACCTCTCGACGGGCGCGTGCGTCACCGGCAGCGTCGACGCCGACGAGACCACCTCCGTCGTGGCAACCCACCGCGCGCTCGACCGACCGCTGGCGTACTGA
- the glmM gene encoding phosphoglucosamine mutase, translating to MFGTSGIRGPIGETVTAELALDVGRAVASEGADRVVVGRDTRETGPALVDALSAGLRECGSDVVSLGEVPTPTVARAVEWYDADAGVTVTASHNPASDNGLKLWTDDGAAYVGTRQEGVADRIRQGRYDFVAWDEYGDRTRGRDARTRHVRAVVDAVAAEYVANRDGADRGGGTGAGGDAVDLGLDVVVDAGNGSGRITARALRRLGCSVETIAAEPDGTFPSRPSEPTAENCETLRRVVAATDADLGIAHDGDADRMRAVDGLGEFLAGDTLLALFARDAADAGERVAVPIDTSIAVDTTLEAIGASTTHTRVGDGHVAERTRESDVVFGGEPSGAWIWPDLTRCPDGTLAAAKLAELVARRGPLDRLAAGVETVPLRRTNVETDAKREVVEHVAERVGDRYANVTTVDGVRVDVDAGWFLVRASGTQPLVRVTAEAGVDSEMESLFETATGLVEEAREAVAPAASD from the coding sequence ATGTTCGGAACGAGCGGCATCAGGGGGCCGATCGGCGAGACAGTCACCGCGGAACTCGCCCTGGACGTGGGACGGGCCGTCGCCTCCGAGGGGGCCGACCGCGTCGTCGTGGGTCGCGATACCCGCGAGACTGGACCGGCGCTCGTCGACGCGCTCTCGGCGGGACTGCGCGAGTGCGGATCCGACGTGGTGTCGCTGGGCGAGGTGCCGACACCGACGGTCGCACGAGCCGTCGAGTGGTACGACGCGGACGCCGGCGTCACGGTCACGGCCTCACACAACCCCGCGAGTGACAACGGGCTGAAACTCTGGACCGACGACGGCGCGGCGTACGTCGGAACGCGACAGGAGGGCGTCGCCGACCGGATCCGACAGGGTCGCTACGACTTCGTCGCGTGGGACGAGTACGGCGACCGGACCCGCGGTCGCGACGCGCGAACGCGACACGTCCGAGCCGTCGTCGACGCCGTCGCAGCCGAGTACGTCGCGAACCGCGACGGAGCCGACCGGGGCGGTGGGACCGGTGCTGGCGGCGACGCGGTCGACCTGGGACTCGACGTGGTCGTCGACGCGGGCAACGGAAGCGGTCGGATCACCGCCCGCGCGCTGCGGCGACTGGGCTGCTCGGTCGAGACGATCGCCGCCGAGCCCGACGGGACGTTCCCGAGTCGTCCGAGCGAACCGACCGCCGAGAACTGCGAGACGCTCCGGCGGGTGGTCGCGGCGACGGACGCGGACCTAGGGATCGCCCACGACGGCGACGCCGACCGGATGCGAGCGGTCGACGGCCTCGGGGAGTTCCTCGCGGGCGACACCCTGCTGGCGCTGTTCGCCCGCGACGCCGCCGACGCCGGCGAGCGCGTCGCCGTCCCGATCGACACGAGCATCGCCGTCGACACGACGCTGGAGGCGATCGGCGCGTCGACGACCCACACCCGCGTCGGCGACGGCCACGTCGCAGAGCGCACCCGCGAGTCCGACGTGGTGTTCGGGGGCGAGCCCAGCGGGGCGTGGATCTGGCCCGACCTGACGCGGTGTCCCGACGGGACGCTCGCGGCCGCGAAGCTCGCCGAGTTAGTCGCCCGTCGCGGTCCCCTCGACCGCCTCGCGGCCGGCGTCGAGACGGTTCCCCTGCGGCGGACAAACGTCGAGACCGACGCCAAGCGCGAGGTCGTCGAACACGTCGCCGAGCGGGTCGGCGACCGGTACGCGAACGTGACGACCGTCGACGGCGTCCGCGTCGACGTCGACGCCGGCTGGTTCCTCGTACGCGCAAGCGGCACCCAGCCGCTCGTTCGCGTCACCGCCGAGGCGGGCGTCGACTCGGAGATGGAGTCGCTGTTCGAGACGGCGACCGGTCTCGTCGAGGAGGCGCGCGAGGCCGTCGCGCCCGCCGCCTCGGACTGA